In the Kaistella sp. 97-N-M2 genome, one interval contains:
- a CDS encoding DUF502 domain-containing protein: MQEPPLIQKRTHEQLVNTLVKSFFQGLLIIGPFAITIWIIWYIVSSIDNIIPSVSERMYPGITFIIVILSTTLIGYLGNKFIIGRVVVDSFDYLLEHTPGIKFIYTSLKDVMTSFVGDKKKFNQPVLIKTTENPAIWRIGFLTQSDLSSVGFPNYVSVYLPHSYAVSGWVVFVLATNIVVLENVSAAQAMKFAVSGGVAGFHSDDNVFKAPE; the protein is encoded by the coding sequence ATGCAAGAACCTCCCCTCATTCAAAAACGAACGCACGAGCAGCTCGTAAATACATTGGTAAAATCCTTTTTCCAAGGTTTGCTTATTATCGGGCCGTTTGCCATTACGATCTGGATTATCTGGTACATCGTATCGAGCATTGATAATATTATTCCGTCCGTTTCGGAACGAATGTATCCCGGAATTACTTTTATCATCGTGATTTTAAGCACCACGCTCATCGGATATTTGGGGAATAAATTTATCATCGGCCGGGTTGTGGTCGACAGTTTCGATTATCTTCTGGAACATACGCCCGGTATCAAATTCATTTATACGTCTTTAAAAGATGTCATGACGTCTTTTGTAGGCGATAAAAAGAAATTTAACCAACCGGTTCTTATTAAAACCACCGAAAATCCCGCCATCTGGCGCATCGGCTTTTTAACGCAGAGCGATTTGTCCTCCGTGGGTTTTCCGAATTACGTGTCGGTTTATCTGCCGCATTCCTACGCCGTTTCGGGTTGGGTTGTTTTTGTTTTGGCGACGAATATTGTCGTTCTGGAAAATGTAAGCGCCGCGCAGGCCATGAAATTTGCCGTCAGCGGCGGTGTGGCGGGATTTCATTCAGATGATAACGTCTTCAAAGCACCCGAATAA
- a CDS encoding GIY-YIG nuclease family protein, which translates to MKPGFIYILANKNNTTLYIGVTSDLPRRILEHKQKKYKKSFSAMYNLEKLVYWEAFQEIGDAIVREKQLKAGSRQKKLDLINNFNPQWRDLYDEVCAEFTFDNGFP; encoded by the coding sequence ATGAAACCCGGATTTATCTACATTCTCGCGAATAAAAACAACACCACACTTTATATTGGTGTGACCTCCGACCTTCCCAGAAGAATTCTTGAGCACAAGCAGAAAAAATACAAGAAGAGTTTTTCTGCGATGTATAATCTTGAAAAACTAGTTTATTGGGAAGCATTTCAGGAAATTGGTGACGCTATTGTAAGAGAAAAACAGTTAAAGGCGGGTTCGCGCCAGAAAAAGTTAGATCTTATCAACAATTTCAATCCCCAATGGCGAGATTTGTATGATGAGGTCTGCGCTGAATTCACATTTGATAATGGTTTTCCTTGA
- a CDS encoding translation factor GTPase family protein, producing the protein MMSANTKNLRNVVLLGHSDSGKTTLIETMLYEGGAIKRRGSVQARNTVSDNTDLEHEKGKTIFSHQMFVNWRNNKLNMIDTPGFDDFVGEVISSLKVADTAIIVLNAANGVEVGTELVWEYVEKYETPAIFVINQMDHPKADFEKTLAQAKERFGSKLIPVQYPYNSGENFNAIIDALRTVMYEFPKEGGKPEKKSIPESELTKAKEMHNALVEIAAENEEGLMEKYFEEGSLSEEELAKGITIALAKQQFFPVFVTSGLKDMGSGRLMGFIDDIAPSPAERPARKLENGGEISYDPTDKTTIFIYKTSSEPQVGMVSYFKVLSGTLKPGDELINASNGETERISQLFIAEGKDRLPVNELIAGDLGATVKLKNGHSNNTLNAKGVDRKVRPMEFPESRIRKAISSESSSDMEKLVSALHKIEEEDPTLKVEQSAELRQTILHGQGQLHLDLVKQRLQKEYGVNMNFDNSRIPYRETITGKADADYRHKKQSGGSGQFGEIHMKVENYYEGMEEPTGLNIRQKDIEDLPWGGKLAFYWCIVGGAIDNRYIGAIKKGIMQQMKEGPLTGSHCQNVRVTVYDGKMHSVDSNDISFQLAASGAFKEGFRHAKPQLLEPIYSVEILCPDGDTGDVLGDLQTRRALISGMDSEGHYQKILAEIPLAEMHDYGSTLRSITGGRAKFTMKFSEYQLVPPNVQQDLVKKHENLQEA; encoded by the coding sequence ATGATGAGTGCTAATACAAAAAACCTAAGGAATGTAGTTTTACTCGGTCATTCGGACAGTGGGAAAACTACTTTGATTGAGACCATGCTGTACGAAGGCGGGGCGATTAAGCGCCGTGGCAGCGTTCAGGCACGAAATACGGTGAGCGACAATACCGACCTGGAACACGAAAAAGGAAAAACCATTTTTTCGCATCAAATGTTTGTGAACTGGCGGAATAATAAACTTAATATGATCGATACGCCCGGCTTTGATGATTTCGTGGGCGAAGTGATTTCCTCTTTAAAAGTGGCGGATACCGCAATTATCGTTCTCAATGCCGCCAATGGTGTCGAAGTAGGGACGGAACTCGTTTGGGAATATGTAGAGAAATATGAAACGCCGGCAATCTTTGTCATCAATCAAATGGACCACCCGAAAGCCGATTTCGAAAAAACTTTGGCGCAGGCAAAAGAAAGATTCGGTTCCAAATTGATTCCGGTTCAATATCCCTATAATTCCGGTGAAAATTTTAACGCTATTATCGATGCTTTGCGCACGGTGATGTATGAATTTCCGAAAGAGGGCGGCAAGCCGGAGAAAAAATCCATCCCCGAAAGCGAACTCACAAAGGCGAAAGAAATGCATAATGCTTTGGTAGAAATCGCGGCAGAAAATGAAGAAGGTTTAATGGAAAAATATTTCGAGGAAGGCAGTCTTTCCGAAGAAGAACTCGCGAAAGGGATTACGATCGCTTTGGCGAAACAGCAGTTCTTCCCGGTTTTCGTAACGAGCGGTTTAAAAGATATGGGCAGCGGCAGACTGATGGGTTTTATTGACGATATCGCACCTTCCCCCGCGGAACGCCCTGCCAGAAAACTCGAAAACGGTGGCGAAATTTCCTATGATCCCACAGATAAAACCACGATATTTATCTATAAAACAAGTTCCGAACCGCAGGTTGGTATGGTTTCTTACTTTAAAGTTTTAAGCGGGACACTTAAACCCGGCGATGAACTCATCAACGCTAGCAACGGCGAAACAGAACGGATTTCTCAACTTTTCATCGCTGAAGGAAAAGACCGGTTACCGGTGAATGAACTGATAGCGGGAGATTTGGGTGCTACCGTCAAATTAAAAAACGGACATTCCAACAATACCTTAAATGCCAAAGGCGTCGACCGAAAAGTCCGCCCTATGGAATTCCCGGAAAGCCGAATCCGGAAAGCAATTTCGAGTGAATCGTCCTCCGACATGGAAAAACTTGTAAGTGCCTTGCATAAAATCGAAGAGGAAGATCCCACGTTGAAGGTGGAGCAGTCTGCCGAATTGCGACAGACGATTCTCCACGGACAAGGACAACTGCACCTGGATTTAGTAAAACAGCGCCTGCAAAAAGAATACGGTGTGAATATGAATTTTGATAATTCCCGAATTCCGTACCGCGAAACCATTACCGGAAAAGCCGACGCCGATTACCGCCACAAGAAACAATCGGGCGGCTCCGGCCAGTTTGGAGAAATTCACATGAAGGTGGAGAATTACTATGAGGGAATGGAAGAACCAACCGGCCTTAATATCCGTCAGAAAGACATCGAAGATTTGCCGTGGGGCGGAAAACTCGCTTTTTACTGGTGCATCGTGGGCGGCGCCATCGATAACCGCTACATCGGTGCCATTAAAAAAGGTATCATGCAGCAGATGAAAGAAGGGCCGCTAACCGGTTCGCATTGTCAGAATGTTCGCGTTACCGTTTACGACGGTAAAATGCACAGCGTGGATTCGAACGATATTTCGTTTCAACTGGCAGCTTCCGGGGCTTTTAAGGAAGGCTTCCGGCATGCAAAACCTCAACTTCTGGAGCCTATTTATTCCGTAGAAATTTTGTGTCCCGACGGAGATACGGGCGATGTGTTGGGCGATTTGCAAACCCGGCGCGCCTTAATTTCCGGAATGGATTCGGAAGGCCATTACCAAAAAATTTTAGCAGAAATTCCGCTTGCAGAAATGCACGATTACGGTTCTACGCTGCGCTCCATCACGGGTGGAAGAGCGAAATTCACCATGAAATTTTCGGAATACCAATTGGTTCCGCCGAATGTGCAACAGGATCTGGTAAAAAAACATGAAAATTTGCAGGAAGCTTAA
- the menD gene encoding 2-succinyl-5-enolpyruvyl-6-hydroxy-3-cyclohexene-1-carboxylic-acid synthase — MKQYSSKRSIQILAHLLKEYEIFDVVISPGSRNAPLAVHFSETDELNCYSIVDERSAAFVGMGMAKSLKKPVVITCTSGSASANYYPAITEAFYQNTPLLILTADRPVDFVDIFDGQTIRQKDLYQQHSYGDFQLLEDSEENAEDENFSLIKKAIELCFEKQGPVHINIPLEEPLYKLVSEIPNFPPVEKTIQKKSEEFSPNLAAEWNTSKRIMILVGTRDYSDELEMQLSQLVKNHSVVVLKEVNSNLKHDKFFAHIDRYIFNFEEKDFKTYAPDLLITIGQNVVSKKIKQFLRKAKPKNHWHVDQFWHPDTFFSLTEKIKMAPEKFFAKLLKFITLEPSSYYNLWDVLRDKKDLKHTEYCAGTSYSDFKFFEILADKLPQNINLHISNSSAIRYAQLFDFQRNKVYCNRGTSGIDGSTSTAMGFAMKSATPTVLVTGDLSFFYDINGLWNNYIPPYTRIIVFNNGGGDIFKIIPGPDSTNALDEFILTKHHKTAELLAKHFGFGYSKVEDEDTLSRVLDNFFKPDAKAKILEVDTSMIENAAVLKGYFEFLKT, encoded by the coding sequence ATGAAACAATACTCTTCCAAACGAAGCATTCAGATCTTAGCCCACCTTTTAAAAGAATACGAAATTTTCGACGTTGTTATTTCTCCCGGATCGCGAAACGCCCCTTTGGCGGTACACTTTTCGGAAACCGATGAGCTAAACTGCTACAGTATTGTGGATGAAAGAAGTGCGGCTTTCGTGGGCATGGGCATGGCGAAAAGTTTAAAAAAACCCGTAGTCATTACCTGTACAAGCGGCTCGGCTTCCGCCAATTATTATCCTGCGATTACGGAAGCATTTTATCAAAACACACCGCTCTTAATTTTAACCGCCGATCGCCCTGTGGATTTTGTAGATATTTTCGATGGACAAACCATCCGTCAGAAAGATCTTTATCAACAGCATTCTTACGGTGATTTTCAGCTGCTGGAAGATTCGGAAGAAAATGCGGAGGACGAAAATTTTTCTTTAATTAAAAAAGCCATCGAACTTTGTTTTGAAAAACAAGGTCCCGTTCACATCAACATCCCCCTGGAAGAGCCTCTGTATAAGTTGGTTTCGGAGATTCCCAATTTTCCACCCGTAGAAAAGACCATCCAGAAAAAGTCGGAGGAATTTTCGCCCAATCTTGCCGCCGAATGGAACACGTCTAAAAGAATCATGATTTTGGTGGGCACGCGCGATTACAGCGACGAACTGGAAATGCAGCTATCGCAACTTGTTAAAAATCACAGCGTTGTTGTGTTAAAAGAAGTAAATTCAAATTTAAAACACGATAAATTTTTTGCGCATATCGACCGGTACATCTTTAATTTTGAAGAAAAAGATTTTAAAACTTATGCGCCGGATCTTTTAATTACGATTGGGCAAAATGTAGTTTCAAAAAAAATAAAACAGTTTCTGCGCAAAGCAAAGCCGAAAAATCACTGGCATGTTGATCAGTTCTGGCATCCCGATACTTTTTTCAGCCTCACGGAAAAAATTAAGATGGCGCCGGAGAAATTCTTTGCGAAACTGTTGAAATTTATTACGCTTGAGCCCAGTTCTTATTATAACCTGTGGGACGTTCTTCGCGACAAAAAAGATTTAAAACATACGGAATACTGCGCGGGAACCTCCTATTCTGATTTTAAATTTTTTGAGATCCTGGCAGATAAACTTCCCCAAAACATTAATTTGCACATCAGCAATTCTTCGGCGATTCGATACGCGCAACTTTTTGATTTTCAGCGAAACAAAGTGTATTGCAACCGCGGTACAAGCGGTATCGACGGATCGACTTCCACTGCGATGGGTTTTGCCATGAAAAGTGCGACGCCAACGGTTCTGGTGACAGGTGATCTAAGTTTTTTTTACGACATCAATGGTTTGTGGAACAATTACATTCCGCCATACACGAGAATTATCGTCTTTAACAACGGCGGCGGCGATATTTTTAAGATTATTCCGGGACCGGATTCTACCAATGCGCTGGATGAATTTATCTTAACCAAACATCATAAAACCGCGGAACTTTTGGCGAAACATTTTGGCTTTGGATATTCGAAAGTTGAAGATGAAGATACCCTGTCGCGCGTTTTAGATAATTTCTTTAAACCGGATGCAAAGGCAAAAATTTTGGAAGTTGACACATCGATGATCGAAAACGCTGCCGTCCTGAAAGGCTACTTTGAATTTTTGAAAACTTAA
- a CDS encoding aminodeoxychorismate synthase component I: MFPSHHASFDRMDELSQQKVPFFFMIDFLVENIEIITEGEIQNSGLFVDFPNFKTINSMEAKAVKFHLESFPENEETYRKGFELVQKNLKLGNSYLTNFTCRSEIKINLTLKEIFLHSKAKYKVLYKDDFVFFSPEIFVEIIDQQISTHPMKGTIDASIENAVEILKNDEKEKAEHYTVVDLLRNDLSMVANGVKLDEFQRIDFLKAPQKDLYAMSSEISGKLKPEFQNKIGSVMKMLLPAGSILGAPKPKTLEIIRAAENYERGFYTGVCGWFDGENLDSCVMIRFIEKENGKLFFKSGGGITHLSKFADEYEEMKNKIYVPIY; this comes from the coding sequence ATGTTTCCGTCTCACCACGCCAGTTTCGATCGAATGGACGAGCTTTCTCAGCAGAAAGTTCCTTTCTTTTTTATGATCGATTTTCTTGTGGAAAATATTGAAATCATCACCGAAGGTGAAATTCAAAATTCCGGTTTATTTGTTGATTTCCCGAACTTTAAAACCATCAACTCAATGGAAGCGAAAGCCGTTAAATTTCATCTTGAGTCTTTTCCCGAGAATGAAGAAACGTACCGAAAAGGCTTTGAGTTGGTTCAGAAAAATTTGAAACTCGGCAATTCTTATCTCACCAATTTTACCTGCAGATCTGAAATAAAAATTAACCTCACGTTAAAAGAAATTTTTCTGCATTCCAAAGCGAAATATAAAGTTTTGTATAAAGATGACTTTGTCTTTTTTTCTCCGGAAATTTTTGTGGAAATAATTGACCAACAAATCAGTACCCATCCGATGAAAGGAACGATAGATGCCTCAATCGAAAACGCTGTGGAAATTTTGAAGAACGACGAGAAGGAAAAAGCTGAACATTATACCGTGGTCGATCTCCTTCGGAATGACTTGAGCATGGTGGCAAATGGCGTAAAACTCGACGAATTTCAAAGAATTGATTTTCTGAAAGCACCGCAGAAAGATTTGTACGCCATGAGTTCGGAGATCTCCGGAAAACTGAAACCCGAATTTCAAAATAAGATCGGCAGCGTCATGAAAATGCTGCTTCCGGCGGGTTCGATATTAGGAGCGCCCAAACCCAAAACCCTGGAAATAATCCGTGCAGCCGAAAATTATGAAAGAGGCTTCTACACGGGAGTTTGCGGCTGGTTCGATGGCGAGAATTTAGATTCCTGCGTGATGATCAGATTCATCGAAAAAGAAAACGGAAAATTATTTTTTAAAAGTGGTGGTGGAATCACGCATTTGAGTAAATTTGCCGACGAATACGAAGAAATGAAAAACAAGATTTATGTCCCAATTTATTGA
- a CDS encoding DUF5686 family protein, whose translation MIVANKFSGFNNNELIASTAKNQFKEVNIYDNTLNFFNIGFPSPVGTDGFSNYEYELTDSLSINGIDSYLIRYAPKRKETLAFQGNLYISKDTYNVVKATLKSTNKINVNFVNGIYMELEYDSPNDTVFLPHRTYTELEMSIFNKKKDAKGVLFKRTDLYSDYLFNQNFAASFLTDKDQTLSDTNLTKPDEFWEKERDEPLQESEKKVYQMVSQLETVPKFKRIVKIVEILQSGYINAWKAIDFGDIFSIYGNNVVEGDRLRLGARTYFSANDMWRIEGYTAYGFKDHQFKYGVEGRYMFDRDNRSIIGFGSRNDVMQLGAQLTNDDGIMTRSFASSSVFSSGTNASLSFVKQNNFFFSLEPVKNFEVRMDASVQNIRSANPLNFNLDFYKNGLLKSDVNDFHTTFSLMATPGAKYSQYGVDRYAFTTLSPTFVLKFTHGFENVFQGDFDYNKLQFLYSQPFILGNLGRTVLNVEAGKNFDTVPLALQNIIPGNQSYSLVPNTFALLKYYEFVADAYTTMNIEHHFQGKLLTYIPLIKKLKLREVIFWRGAYGTLSEASKNINFENRLYSAPDQQIYYEYGFGLENIGFGNLKILRVDFNWRGNYLDRPDVSKFGVKFGLQMNF comes from the coding sequence ATTATTGTCGCCAATAAATTTTCCGGATTTAACAATAATGAACTCATCGCTTCGACGGCGAAAAATCAGTTTAAGGAAGTTAACATCTACGATAATACACTCAATTTTTTCAACATCGGTTTTCCGAGTCCCGTTGGAACCGATGGTTTCAGCAATTACGAATATGAATTAACCGACTCTCTCTCCATAAACGGCATCGATTCTTACCTCATCAGGTATGCGCCGAAACGAAAAGAAACGCTGGCTTTTCAGGGAAATCTCTACATTTCGAAAGACACCTATAACGTTGTAAAGGCCACACTGAAATCGACCAATAAGATCAATGTGAATTTTGTGAACGGAATTTATATGGAACTGGAATACGATTCACCCAACGACACTGTTTTTCTGCCCCACCGAACGTATACAGAACTCGAAATGTCCATCTTTAATAAGAAAAAAGATGCAAAAGGCGTGCTTTTCAAAAGGACTGATCTTTACAGTGATTATCTTTTCAATCAAAATTTTGCCGCCTCTTTTTTAACCGATAAAGACCAAACCTTAAGCGATACAAATCTTACAAAACCCGATGAGTTTTGGGAAAAGGAAAGAGACGAACCTTTGCAGGAGTCGGAAAAAAAAGTTTATCAAATGGTATCGCAACTGGAAACCGTTCCGAAGTTTAAAAGAATTGTGAAGATCGTCGAGATTTTGCAGTCCGGTTATATTAACGCCTGGAAAGCCATTGATTTTGGAGATATTTTTTCAATTTACGGAAATAATGTGGTGGAAGGCGACCGTCTTCGGCTTGGCGCACGAACGTATTTTTCCGCGAACGACATGTGGCGGATCGAAGGTTATACTGCGTACGGCTTTAAAGATCATCAATTTAAATATGGCGTGGAAGGGCGATATATGTTTGACCGCGACAATCGCTCCATCATCGGTTTTGGCAGTCGAAACGATGTGATGCAGCTTGGTGCACAACTTACGAATGACGATGGCATTATGACGAGATCGTTTGCGTCCTCTTCCGTTTTTTCGTCCGGAACCAACGCCTCCTTGAGTTTTGTAAAACAGAACAATTTCTTCTTTTCTTTGGAACCCGTGAAGAATTTTGAAGTGCGGATGGATGCCAGTGTGCAGAATATCAGATCCGCCAATCCACTCAATTTTAATCTGGATTTCTACAAGAACGGACTTTTAAAATCAGACGTGAATGATTTTCATACCACCTTCAGCCTTATGGCGACGCCGGGTGCGAAATATTCCCAGTACGGCGTGGACCGGTACGCGTTTACAACACTGTCGCCCACTTTTGTCTTAAAGTTTACGCACGGCTTTGAAAATGTTTTTCAGGGCGATTTCGATTATAACAAACTTCAGTTTTTATACTCGCAACCGTTCATTTTAGGAAATTTGGGGCGGACTGTTCTCAACGTAGAAGCCGGAAAAAATTTCGATACCGTGCCCCTGGCTTTACAGAACATTATCCCCGGAAACCAGTCGTACAGTTTGGTTCCCAACACGTTTGCGCTTTTAAAATATTATGAATTTGTGGCTGACGCTTACACGACGATGAATATTGAGCACCATTTTCAGGGAAAGCTGCTGACGTATATTCCGCTGATTAAAAAACTGAAACTGCGTGAAGTCATTTTTTGGCGCGGCGCTTACGGCACTTTAAGCGAAGCTTCCAAAAATATCAATTTTGAAAACCGCCTTTATTCCGCGCCCGATCAACAAATTTATTACGAATACGGTTTCGGTCTGGAAAATATAGGTTTCGGGAATTTAAAAATTCTGCGGGTTGATTTCAACTGGCGCGGAAACTATCTCGATCGTCCCGATGTGTCAAAATTTGGCGTGAAGTTCGGTCTGCAGATGAATTTTTAA
- a CDS encoding tryptophanase: MKLPYAEPYRIKMIEEIRQSTSEERAAWLKEANFNLFNLKSSQVFIDLLTDSGTGAMSDQQWGALMTGDESYAGSRSFESLHKTVQQITGYKYLLPTHQGRAAENVLFSVLVKDGDVIPGNSHFDTTKGHIEIRKAHALDCTIDEAFDVDDLHPFKGNIDLEKLENVYKSHPKEKIPFCLITITCNSSGGQPVSLENIRAVKELSDRYGIPIYFDSARFAENAYFIKMREKRQENRTIKEIAKEVFSYGVGMTMSSKKDGLVNIGGFIALNDENIFREASNFTIIYEGFITYGGMAGRDMNALAVGLNEATEFAYLESRISQVEYLGNKLIEFGIPVQKPIGGHAVFIDALEFLPNIPREEYPAQTLANEIYLEAGIRTVEIGTLLADRDPATRENRYPKLELVRLAIPRRTYTNNHMDYIAVAIKNVFDRKAEIKKGYNIVWESEILRHFTVKLEEA; encoded by the coding sequence ATGAAATTACCTTACGCAGAGCCTTACAGAATCAAAATGATCGAAGAAATTCGTCAGTCCACGTCCGAAGAACGAGCCGCCTGGCTGAAAGAGGCCAACTTTAATTTATTTAATTTAAAATCCTCACAGGTTTTTATTGATCTTTTAACGGATTCCGGAACGGGCGCCATGAGCGACCAGCAATGGGGCGCTTTGATGACGGGCGATGAAAGTTATGCGGGATCCAGAAGTTTCGAATCCCTGCACAAAACGGTACAGCAAATTACCGGGTACAAATATCTTTTACCAACGCATCAGGGTCGTGCGGCGGAAAATGTTCTGTTTTCTGTTTTGGTGAAAGATGGCGACGTCATTCCCGGAAACTCCCATTTCGACACGACAAAAGGCCACATCGAGATCCGAAAAGCCCACGCTTTGGACTGTACGATCGATGAAGCGTTTGATGTGGATGATCTTCATCCCTTCAAAGGAAATATCGATTTAGAAAAATTAGAAAACGTTTATAAAAGTCACCCCAAAGAAAAAATCCCCTTTTGTTTAATCACGATTACGTGCAATTCTTCCGGCGGGCAGCCCGTTTCCTTAGAAAACATCAGAGCCGTAAAAGAGCTTTCCGACCGTTACGGCATTCCGATTTATTTTGATTCCGCACGATTTGCGGAGAACGCATACTTCATCAAAATGCGGGAGAAACGGCAGGAAAACCGAACCATCAAAGAAATCGCGAAAGAAGTTTTTTCTTATGGTGTCGGCATGACGATGAGTTCAAAAAAAGACGGTCTGGTCAACATCGGTGGATTTATCGCTTTGAATGACGAAAATATTTTCCGCGAAGCTTCCAATTTCACCATTATTTACGAGGGTTTCATCACCTACGGCGGAATGGCGGGCAGAGACATGAATGCTTTGGCCGTTGGTCTGAACGAAGCCACAGAATTCGCTTATTTGGAAAGCCGTATTTCTCAGGTAGAATATCTCGGAAACAAACTCATTGAGTTCGGAATTCCCGTGCAGAAACCCATTGGCGGGCACGCTGTTTTTATTGATGCTCTGGAATTTCTACCAAATATTCCACGCGAAGAATATCCGGCGCAGACTTTAGCGAACGAAATTTATCTCGAAGCCGGAATCCGAACCGTCGAAATCGGGACTTTGCTGGCCGACCGCGATCCTGCGACGCGCGAAAACCGGTATCCAAAACTCGAACTCGTCCGTCTGGCGATTCCACGCCGAACTTATACGAACAATCACATGGATTATATTGCCGTGGCCATTAAAAATGTTTTCGACCGGAAAGCAGAAATAAAAAAAGGGTACAATATTGTTTGGGAATCTGAGATTTTAAGGCATTTTACGGTGAAGCTGGAAGAAGCTTAA
- a CDS encoding isopenicillin N synthase family oxygenase gives MKQIPSVDLRDFLSGNPERKQKFVNEIGKAYEEIGFVALKGHFLDEKLVDELYEEVKLFFELPVETKKKYEIPGIGGQRGYVGFGKETAKGFKKGDLKEFWHFGQYLENGSKYAEVYPDNVEVQENPKFNTVGKEAFKMLEKTGIYVLRALALHLGLDEFYFDQYVGEGNSILRPIHYPPITSEPDNAVRAAAHGDINLITLLMGAQGKGLQVMNHDGEWIDAIAEPDELMINVGDMLSRLTNNKLKSTIHQVVNPPREMWGTSRYSIPFFMHPVGEMSLSALENCVDEDNPKLYEDTTAGEFLHERLVELGLIK, from the coding sequence ATGAAACAGATCCCAAGTGTGGATTTGCGTGATTTCCTTTCGGGTAACCCGGAACGCAAACAAAAATTTGTAAATGAAATCGGAAAAGCATACGAAGAAATCGGCTTTGTAGCCCTTAAAGGCCATTTTCTGGACGAGAAACTCGTCGACGAACTGTATGAAGAAGTAAAGCTTTTCTTCGAACTTCCCGTCGAAACCAAAAAGAAATACGAGATTCCCGGCATTGGGGGACAGCGTGGCTACGTGGGATTTGGTAAAGAAACCGCAAAAGGTTTCAAAAAAGGCGATTTAAAAGAATTCTGGCATTTCGGTCAGTATCTGGAAAACGGTTCGAAATACGCCGAAGTTTACCCGGACAACGTGGAAGTACAGGAAAATCCAAAATTCAACACCGTCGGGAAAGAAGCATTCAAAATGCTGGAAAAAACAGGTATTTATGTTCTGCGGGCGCTGGCGCTGCATTTGGGGTTGGACGAATTTTATTTTGACCAATATGTGGGCGAAGGAAATTCAATTTTGAGACCTATTCATTACCCGCCAATCACGTCTGAGCCTGATAATGCGGTTCGCGCAGCGGCACACGGCGATATCAATTTGATTACGCTTTTGATGGGCGCACAGGGAAAAGGTCTTCAGGTGATGAATCACGACGGCGAGTGGATCGACGCGATTGCCGAACCCGATGAGCTCATGATCAATGTAGGGGATATGTTATCTAGATTAACCAACAACAAACTCAAGTCCACCATTCACCAGGTTGTTAATCCGCCGCGCGAAATGTGGGGAACTTCGCGATATTCCATTCCGTTTTTTATGCATCCCGTTGGCGAGATGTCATTAAGTGCTTTGGAAAACTGCGTTGATGAAGATAATCCCAAACTGTATGAAGATACGACTGCCGGCGAATTTCTGCACGAAAGACTGGTAGAACTCGGTTTAATTAAGTAA
- a CDS encoding aminotransferase class IV, with protein MSQFIESIKVEDQKIFLLDLHQSRVNKTFEHFGKQGSLDLAAVFKNLDHNEDGLYKLKITYDLDKNVRTQMIPYAISEIDKISLVENNVYDYSFKFEDRKELERMKQKAKADEIIIVKNNHITDTSYSNILFKKGKDWYTPSTYLLNGVQRQHLLKNKKIKEAEITTQNLKEYSHFQIINAMNDFDDMFIYPLSKITNLPETSEYLQV; from the coding sequence ATGTCCCAATTTATTGAAAGCATTAAAGTAGAAGACCAAAAGATATTTCTTTTAGATCTGCACCAAAGCAGGGTTAATAAGACTTTTGAACATTTTGGGAAACAAGGTTCGCTGGATCTTGCAGCTGTTTTCAAAAACCTGGATCATAATGAAGACGGTTTGTACAAACTGAAAATCACGTACGATTTGGACAAAAATGTTCGCACGCAAATGATTCCGTACGCCATCTCCGAGATTGATAAGATTTCTCTCGTAGAAAACAACGTATACGATTATTCTTTTAAGTTTGAAGACCGGAAGGAACTGGAACGCATGAAGCAGAAAGCCAAGGCCGACGAAATTATAATTGTTAAAAACAACCATATTACCGACACTTCTTATTCCAATATTCTATTTAAAAAAGGCAAAGACTGGTACACGCCGTCAACTTATCTTTTAAATGGCGTGCAAAGGCAACACCTTCTTAAGAATAAAAAAATTAAGGAAGCCGAAATCACTACCCAAAATTTAAAGGAATATTCACATTTTCAAATCATTAACGCCATGAATGACTTTGATGATATGTTTATTTATCCCTTGTCTAAAATAACAAATCTGCCCGAAACTTCCGAGTATTTGCAAGTATAG